A window of the Streptococcus sp. 116-D4 genome harbors these coding sequences:
- the rlmD gene encoding 23S rRNA (uracil(1939)-C(5))-methyltransferase RlmD produces the protein MLKKNDIVEVEIVDLTHEGAGVAKVDGLVFFVENTLPNEKILMRVLKVNKKIGFGKVEEYLVQSPHRNQDLDLAYLRSGIADLGHLSYSEQLKFKTKQVKDSLYKIAGITDVKVVETLGMENPVKYRNKAQVPVRRVNGVLETGFFRKNSHDLMPLEDFFIQDPVIDEVVVALRDLLRRYDLKPYDEKEQAGLIRNLVVRRGHYSGQIMVILVTTRPKVFRVEQLIEKLIKQFPDIVSVMQNINDQNTNAIFGKEWRTLYGQDYITDQMLGNDYQIAGPAFYQVNTEMAEKLYQTAIDFADLKEDDVVIDAYSGIGTIGLSVSKHVKEVYGVEVIPEAVENSKKNAQLNNISNANYVCDTAENAMKNWLKEGIQPTVILVDPPRKGLTESFIKASAQTGADRIAYISCNVATMARDIKLYQELGYELKKVQPVDLFPQTHHVECVALLVKA, from the coding sequence GGTGGATGGTTTGGTCTTTTTTGTAGAAAATACTTTACCGAATGAAAAAATCCTTATGCGTGTCCTCAAAGTAAACAAAAAGATTGGTTTTGGGAAAGTTGAAGAATACCTTGTCCAGTCGCCACACCGTAATCAAGATCTCGATCTGGCTTACCTGCGTTCAGGAATCGCTGATTTAGGACACCTTTCTTATTCAGAACAGCTCAAGTTTAAAACCAAGCAGGTCAAGGACAGTCTTTACAAGATTGCTGGAATTACAGATGTAAAAGTTGTTGAAACACTTGGCATGGAAAATCCAGTCAAGTACCGTAACAAGGCACAGGTCCCTGTTCGTCGTGTTAATGGTGTCTTGGAAACTGGATTTTTCCGTAAGAATTCTCATGACCTCATGCCATTGGAAGATTTCTTTATCCAAGATCCTGTGATTGATGAGGTAGTAGTAGCCCTACGCGACTTGCTGCGTCGCTATGATTTGAAACCTTATGATGAAAAGGAACAAGCTGGCTTGATTCGAAATCTTGTGGTGCGTCGTGGTCACTATTCTGGACAAATCATGGTTATTTTGGTAACAACTCGTCCCAAAGTTTTCCGTGTGGAGCAATTGATTGAAAAACTAATCAAGCAGTTCCCAGATATTGTGTCTGTTATGCAAAATATCAATGACCAAAATACCAATGCGATTTTTGGTAAGGAATGGCGCACCCTTTATGGACAAGACTATATTACCGACCAGATGCTGGGAAATGACTACCAAATCGCTGGACCAGCATTTTACCAAGTTAATACTGAAATGGCTGAAAAACTTTATCAAACAGCCATTGATTTTGCGGATTTAAAAGAAGATGACGTGGTTATTGATGCTTATTCTGGTATTGGGACGATTGGTCTTTCTGTTTCGAAACATGTCAAAGAAGTCTATGGTGTTGAAGTGATTCCAGAAGCGGTTGAGAATAGCAAGAAGAATGCTCAACTGAACAATATTTCAAACGCCAACTACGTCTGTGACACAGCTGAAAACGCCATGAAGAACTGGCTCAAGGAAGGTATTCAACCAACTGTTATCTTGGTTGATCCTCCACGCAAAGGCTTGACCGAAAGCTTTATCAAAGCAAGCGCCCAAACAGGAGCAGACCGCATTGCCTATATCTCTTGTAATGTCGCAACCATGGCGCGTGATATCAAACTCTACCAAGAATTGGGCTATGAATTGAAGAAAGTCCAGCCGGTGGACTTATTTCCGCAAACGCATCACGTCGAGTGTGTAGCTTTGCTGGTAAAAGCCTAG